The Cytophagia bacterium CHB2 genome includes the window CGCGAAAGTGGCCACCGCAAAAGATGTGCAAGACGGCCGCCTGTACGTTGAAGTGGCGAACAGCATTTGGCGCAACGAGCTGTATTACATGAAACCGGATATTATCGTAAAGATTAACAAAAAATTAGGACAAAATCTCATTCATGATATCCAATTAGTATGACGAGGTTATAGATGCCCACCAAAACCAAGCAAAAGTCGGCAAAAATCACAAAAGC containing:
- a CDS encoding DUF721 domain-containing protein, whose amino-acid sequence is AKVATAKDVQDGRLYVEVANSIWRNELYYMKPDIIVKINKKLGQNLIHDIQLV